The following DNA comes from Salvia splendens isolate huo1 chromosome 17, SspV2, whole genome shotgun sequence.
CAGAATAGGATAATTAACGAGACtggaaggagtatatttttctGGCCCATTTTGATTAGTGCTTTGGTATACCTGGGCAAGCAATTGGTATTTATTTAGATATGAAAAGTATATTGAGAAAATATGAGATTTTGTTGGCGCCCACATATCATTATTTTGTAAAATCCCTTATCTTCAAATAGGTATCCCTCAGCCTCTCATTTCAATGGACAACTCTCAACTGAAAAAATCAACCCTCGCGGAGATAAGGCTACAACCAGAATCTCTCACTCACTTCCCTCCATAGCCGCATAGCTTCAACATAAGCATGTCTTCCTCCAACCTTACAATGCCTTCTCTGTCGAAGCTCTCCTCTCGCTCCTTCATCGCTCCGTTTCAGCTCCCGAGCTCCAACTCCTCTACACCTCCATGCAGATCCTCCACCACCCAAATCCAGTGCAGCCTCCGCGATCTCCGCGACCGCATTGATTCGGTCAAGAACACGCAGAAGATCACCGAGGCAATGAAGCTCGTTGCGGCCGCCAAGGTCCGGAGAGCGCAGGAGGCTGTGGTGAATGCCCGCCCCTTCTCCGAGACCCTCGTTGAAGTCTTGTACAACATCAACGAGCAGCTCCTCACGGACGACATCGACATCCCCCTCACCAAGGTCCGGCCCGTCAAGAAGGTCGCCCTTGTGGTGGTCACGGGCGATCGTGGTCTCTGTGGCGGGTTCAACAATGCCATCATCAAGAAGGCTGACTTGCGGATCAAGGAGCTTAAGGCACTCGGCCTTGACTACACCGTGATCAGCGTAGGGAAGAAGGGGAACTCTTACTTCCTCCGCAGGCCTTACATCCCAGTCGATAAGTTCCTGGAAGGCAGCAATCTCCCGACGGCCAAGGAGGCGCAGGCGATCGCGGATGATGTGTTCTCGCTGTTCGTGAGCGAGGAGGTGGACAAGGTTGAGCTTCTCTACACCAAGTTTGTCTCCTTGGTGAAGGCGGATCCTGTGATTCACACGTTGCTCCCGCTCTCGCCCAAGGGAGAGATCTGTGATGTCAACGGAGTCTGCGTTGATGCTGCGGAGGATGAGTTCTTCAGGCTCACCACCAAGGAAGGGAAGCTGACCGTGGAGAGAGACCTTGTGAGGACTAAGACAGCTGATTTCTCCCCAATTCTGCAATTCGAGCAGGATCCTGTGCAGATTCTGGATGCGTTGCTGCCTCTATACTTGAACAGTCAGATCTTGAGATCGTTGCAGGAGTCACTAGCGAGTGAGCTTGCTGCCAGGATGAGTGCCATGAGCAGTGCCTCTGATAATGCATCCGAGTTGAGGAAGAATCTGTCAAGAGTTTACAACAGGAAGCGCCAGGCCAAGATCACCGGAGAGATTTTGGAGATTGTTGCCGGAGCCAATGCCTTAACCTGAGCTCCGCATCTTTCTCCAATCTCCATTTTCGATTGCGCTATAATGCTATTATTCAGCAATACAAACTCACTGTAATTCTCTGCCGCCTTCTTAAACAAGAGAAACACCATTCTGTTTTGTAACCATAAGCcatctcactcacatttcatgTACAATGTCATTTTTCACTTCTTCCCTCTCTTTGATGGTATGCTTTCCTGTGCGACCTGATCATGTGTCTATTTCTGAACAATCCGAATTCAAATGCAATAACAGAAATTTATAAACAGGTGGATTGTGGATCTAAAGCATTGAAGctgttaagaatattagtattctgtaccacatcggtgatgtgacatagcctagcttagtctcttatactatatatatgtgggcTGTGTTGAGTAATAAAATACACCAAATAAACTACTATtttctctactatgtctatttacttttccgcttttccgcttatatttatattttactgttctacatgGTACCAGAGTAGATTCGAATCCGTCTCTATAAATTAGAGtttccaaaaccaaaaaaaggaactaaattagggtttctgccGCTGCCCGCTCTACTATCCCCACTCTGCTCTTCCGTCACCACTACTCTACTCTACCCGAAATTGTGTTTTGTTCTGCTCTATTGCGCTATTATGCCCAAACTAGGGTTTGGGGTGTTCCTGCTCTACTCTGCCCAAATTTGGATTTCTGCCACTACTATATTGCACAACTGCTCTTCTCTGCCCAAACTAGGGTTTCTGACGTTGCTGCATTCTGCACTATTATGGTTCTGCTATACCACTCTTTCCGAAATTACAGTTCTGCTATGCTCTACTCCGCTACTCTGCCCAAACTAGGGTTTTTACGTTGCTGCATTCTGCGCTATTATTTGCATGTTGTTCTACTCCCGCTCCGTTGCTCTGCACTATTATGGTTCTGCCATACCACTCTTCAGAACTGTAAATAAATTAAGGAGCAATAAACGAAAAAGGTTGTTTAATGCATATCACTTCATGTATGCTATACACTAGATCTCAATATTGTAAGAACTAGAAACTATCAATATCAAACCAGTGAGATTGAATTGCAAATGTATGTTCAGTAAAGCTGCATTGATTGAACCATCAAAGAAAAGTGTCTAAAATCCAATGGTAGATTTGGAACTGTAAATAAATTCAAGAAGCAATCAAAGAAACAAACTGTTTAATGCATACTATATCACTTCATGTATGCTAGATCTCTATATTGCAAGATTTAGAAACTACCCATATCAACCAGCAATAATTGAATTGCAAGCCTATGTTCAGTCACGCTGTATTCATTGAACCATCAAAGAACAGTGTCAAAAATCGAACAGTAGATTTGAAATAACTGGAAACTACACAAATCATAAATCTCAGAGATGGAAGTGTAATTGCAGGTGGGAAATGGTAATAAATTGCAAAACAAGAATCAAATCCAACAGAGTAAgaatttatatagatttaagcTAATTAATGcatagaaattaattaataaccaGCAACTAACTCATCCACCTTAGATTCCAGAGAGTTTTGTCAAACTGGATCAATATCCTATCTAATTTCCAAAACAAGAGAAATGATTTTGCATAAGCATCACAaatgatcaaaacaaaaattttaTCGTTTTATTCATCTCATATTCTTCTACACTTCTGTGTGGTCAGAtacaaatagaaaatgaaaaacatCTAAACAGCCCTAACAAAAACAGAATTTTAGGCTTATTgtatatgcaataaacaataaaattacAGCAGGGAGAGACGATTTACGGCTAGGTCTCGGTAAAAACCGGCGCCACAGCCAAAAGCTTTTTGCGCATCAGGCACCTTGGGAAACCCTTGGCCCTCAAATTGAAACACGGAACTGCTTCCATTGCCACACCAGTAGAATTCGGCTGCGGAAGCGACGAATCGGAATCAGGTCCGAGTTGGTACAGAGCGAGCAAA
Coding sequences within:
- the LOC121773899 gene encoding ATP synthase gamma chain, chloroplastic-like; the protein is MSSSNLTMPSLSKLSSRSFIAPFQLPSSNSSTPPCRSSTTQIQCSLRDLRDRIDSVKNTQKITEAMKLVAAAKVRRAQEAVVNARPFSETLVEVLYNINEQLLTDDIDIPLTKVRPVKKVALVVVTGDRGLCGGFNNAIIKKADLRIKELKALGLDYTVISVGKKGNSYFLRRPYIPVDKFLEGSNLPTAKEAQAIADDVFSLFVSEEVDKVELLYTKFVSLVKADPVIHTLLPLSPKGEICDVNGVCVDAAEDEFFRLTTKEGKLTVERDLVRTKTADFSPILQFEQDPVQILDALLPLYLNSQILRSLQESLASELAARMSAMSSASDNASELRKNLSRVYNRKRQAKITGEILEIVAGANALT